Proteins co-encoded in one Xiphophorus hellerii strain 12219 chromosome 10, Xiphophorus_hellerii-4.1, whole genome shotgun sequence genomic window:
- the mki67 gene encoding proliferation marker protein Ki-67 isoform X3 — MPLHGKIVVIKRRGGDGTEFPLTASCLFGRKTECDIRIQLPQVSKEHCRIDLNENKEIILTNLSSANPTRVNGEALSQSERLKHGDVITIVDRSFRFEYAPTQTPKKRSSSGAKSETVKVAADAGEKRISEVSTDPHLKDGANYNNIQRSLEKTLELESQKDEKNSPFNDLCQMIKKSLDVKTPRKSSASVVQTPSSKFCTPRPGPVVKKSENGVVFIPKKEEDPKGKTPEIAKKQGKTFQVPSAEGPGPTVDEAGKSEGTSQQRRISTPQKFTASEVIEQTTASASKSPVRRRSKECTLAKSGVSMEQEGQAGKSPKLENPPKRSSKNSGSAEKAKMSKKRKSEELGKDLPIPNLKRKRVSFGDHLSPELFDKRLPPDSPLRKGASPRRSLSLYKPKLSLLRRVSVIGLLKEQRTPSPKFKKSASPKTPTGKASPKSRSTSPAEKSPRSKSASPKATPGKKSPKATSPAQTSPKSRSASPKATSPAQKTPKSRSASPKATSPAQTSPKSRSASPKATSPAQKTPKSRSASPKATSPAQTSPKSRSASPKATSPAQKTPKSRSASPKATSPAQKTPKSRSASPKATSPAQTSPKSRSASPKATSPAQKTPKSRSASPKATSPAQKTPKSRSASPKATSPAQTSPKSRSASPKATSPAQKTPKSRSASPKALTSTTPVKTPLNSGIQTPSVQGRFSVSRIRTPSPTTAVAQQMPVLAGTPKIPLRRKSMKNASRRTSGVARSAVKVFQRRSGISRASMKAQSSWANIVKFGQIKTSAVAPTVKKIIQKPLKKVVPKQQTPARKLKDHMSTGHADSPATILVGRAHKRTIVHPTGAAPKVVMNPALFKKDMKMNEDLTGLSEMFKTPVNEKRRRSLVSESSAKKTPIATSSMVEPSVLNTPEEPDEMMVSPLSLASTVKSQRYNSEAVQRLLSGGEEASFVGDAPASEVCSESKHTDPKAGSVKTPKQKPELPICLTGIKRIMKTPRQKAEPIDDLRGKLLKTPKQKPVQQECLTGIKRIMKTPRQKAEPLEDIRGNLLVTPKQKTEQPECLTGVKRIFATPKQKVEPLEDLWGKLLKTPNVRQSSDVSLDGVKELLQTPIHQSQMLGLATVERMMKTPKEKTSPVVDVVGMKRLPRTPKQKGEPVEDNFGIKRLMKSPRLRGNPPVEDFEGLQELMEEPVTYLTEQRPEKPSDAMETQPQSVIESNTTSTSASLDKKSVRGRRAKAVKPEQEETKELPEPSQNAVVSSPARGRRGKKSETKAPPAVRHTRGRNAEVPESREVEESLPESPKVAMKRRRPIKRAQEEAIELEQNPAVEEVVTPQPEIDSMPAIDVHGGPLLVEKTVLKPKRGRKLKQPEELAQQEQNLPKNADKDKSVNSSDAERVKLPEEENANTEVAETSLTQKKSVRGKRAKPVEAKEAQKAEETSNKPVPPPVRGRRGNKMEATASLAVKRNTRTRNAKSQNTVDQPAVEAQAITEISNEAVIPQISEKSNEKTTDPVSSVQVTTKPLRGKKAKVTSTEPEKDECPAANAETPQAIPSVGKPRRGRKAKPDVEEPTEVAEDTCLPVETKPPTRAKRGRRALLKEDKQIEDDKVTSREPSEHQEPPKKSRRTRKPEQEPLKTKEDTVVPEKEPSSEQSSGAAKPRRGGRKAKADAVKPSVLMADATEKPKRGRKGEQIPQETVPAKNPEHEEISVPSPQVHKPNRATPVKSKVSQTAPAKRGRRGAALLLVEPKQEPASDPVVPAKRGRQVAAKPKADDGASGEANPTESSKDDAQDPKMTKKAVKFKKYLESHEIPKAMSVKAVRGRKTKVPDQADTRGKDGTKEASSTEEKTLSHDVVEPAKRGRRGAKVAEVVAEDIGAQKKNRRGRSAKK; from the exons accCTCATCTCAAAGATGGAGCTAACTATAACAACATCCAGCGATCCTTGGAGAAAACCTTGGAATTGGAGTCCCAGAAAGATGAGAAGAACTCGCCATTCAATGATCTGTGTCAAATGATCAAAAAGTCGTTGGATGTCAAGACACCTCGCAAGTCTTCCGCAAGTGTGGTTCAGACACCGTCCTCAAAGTTCTGCACGCCAAGACCGGGTCCGGTTGTCAAGAAGAGTGAAAACGGGGTAGTTTTCATACCCAAGAAGGAAGAAGATCCCAAAGGTAAAACCCCAGAGATTGCTAAGAAACAGGGAAAGACCTTCCAGGTTCCTTCTGCTGAGGGCCCTGGACCCACAGTGGACGAAGCTGGAAAGTCTGAAGGTACTTCACAGCAGAGAAGAATCTCAACTCCTCAGAAATTCACAGCCTCAGAGGTTATTGAGCAAACAACGGCTTCAGCATCTAAGTCACCGGTCAGAAGGAGAAGCAAGGAATGCACACTGGCTAAATCTGGCGTGTCCATGGAGCAAGAAGGACAAGCTGGAAAATCTCCCAAACTGGAAAATCCACCAAAGAGATCTTCTAAAAACTCAGGATCTGctgaaaaag cgaaaatgtccaaaaaacgcaAGAGCGAGGAGCTTGGGAAAGACCTGCCGATACCAAACCTGAAAAGGAAACGAGTTTCCTTCGGAGACCACCTCAGCCCAGAGTTATTTGACAAACGCCTGCCACCTGACTCTCCACTGCGTAAAGGGGCCAGTCCAAGGAGGAGCCTATCTCTCTATAAACCCAAATTGTCTCTTCTTAGGAGAGTTTCTGTCATTGGGTTGCTAAAG gAACAGAGGACCCCGTCACCTAAGTTCAAAAAGAGTGCTTCTCCCAAGACTCCAACAGGGAAGGCATCACCAAAATCAAGGTCCACTTCCCCTGCTGAGAAGTCTCCCAGGTCCAAGTCAGCTTCACCCAAAGCCACACCTGGAAAAAAGTCTCCCAAGGCGACAAGTCCAGCTCAGACGTCTCCTAAATCCAGGTCCGCTTCTCCCAAGGCGACAAGTCCAGCTCAGAAGACTCCTAAATCCAGGTCCGCTTCTCCCAAGGCGACAAGTCCAGCTCAGACGTCTCCTAAATCCAGGTCCGCTTCTCCCAAGGCGACAAGTCCAGCTCAGAAGACTCCTAAATCCAGGTCCGCTTCTCCCAAGGCGACAAGTCCAGCTCAGACGTCTCCTAAATCCAGGTCCGCTTCTCCCAAGGCGACAAGTCCAGCTCAGAAGACTCCTAAATCCAGGTCCGCTTCTCCCAAGGCGACAAGTCCAGCTCAGAAGACTCCTAAATCCAGGTCCGCTTCTCCCAAGGCGACAAGTCCAGCTCAGACGTCTCCTAAATCCAGGTCCGCTTCTCCCAAGGCGACAAGTCCAGCTCAGAAGACTCCTAAATCCAGGTCCGCTTCTCCCAAGGCGACAAGTCCAGCTCAGAAGACTCCTAAATCCAGGTCCGCTTCTCCCAAGGCGACAAGTCCAGCTCAGACGTCTCCTAAATCCAGGTCCGCTTCTCCCAAGGCGACAAGTCCAGCTCAGAAGACTCCTAAATCCAGGTCCGCTTCTCCCAAGGCCTTGACCAGCACAACACCAGTGAAAACACCTTTGAATTCAGGCATCCAAACCCCGTCCGTCCAAGGTCGCTTCTCTGTCTCACGTATCAGGACCCCCTCTCCAACTACAGCAGTCGCTCAACAGATGCCTGTGCTTGCTGGTACCCCAAAAATCCCTCTCAGGAGGAAGAGCATGAAGAATGCATCACGTAGGACTTCAGGTGTTGCCAGGAGTGCAGTAAAAGTCTTTCAGAGACGAAGTGGCATTTCACGGGCATCAATGAAAG CTCAAAGTTCCTgggcaaatattgtaaaatttgGACAAATTAAGACGTCAGCTGTTGCTCCAACTGTAAAGAAGATCATACAGAAACCCCTGAAGAAGGTTGTGCCCAAACAACAG ACCCCTGCCAGGAAGCTAAAAGACCATATGAGCACTGGACATGCAGATTCCCCTGCCACCATCCTTGTTGGGAGAGCTCACAAAAGAACCATTGTACATCCAACTGGAGCTGCACCAAAAGTGGTCATGAATCCTGCACTGTTCAAAAAGGACATGAAAATGAATGAAGATTTAACAG GACTCTCTGAGATGTTCAAAACTCCTGTAAATGAGAAGAGAAGAAGGTCTTTGGTCAGTGAGAGCAGTGCCAAGAAGACGCCAATAGCGACTTCTTCTATGGTGGAACCGTCGGTGCTGAACACCCCGGAGGAGCCAG ATGAAATGATGGTGTCTCCACTGAGTTTAGCGTCTACAGTAAAGAGTCAAAGGTACAACAGCGAGGCAGTCCAGCGCCTTCTCAGTGGGGGTGAAGAAGCAAGTTTTGTCGGTGATGCTCCTGCCTCGGAAGTTTGTTCAGAGTCTAAACACACAGATCCAAAGGCGGGCTCTGTTAAAACTCCCAAACAGAAGCCAGAATTACCCATCTGTCTCACTGGAATCAAGAGGATCATGAAAACACCAAGACAGAAGGCTGAGCCCATTGACGATTTGAGAGGAAAACTCTTGAAAACTCCAAAACAGAAACCTGTGCAGCAGGAATGTCTCACTGGAATCAAGAGGATCATGAAGACACCAAGACAGAAAGCCGAACCTTTAGAGGACATCCGAGGAAATCTTTTGGTAACTCCTAAACAGAAAACTGAGCAACCAGAGTGTCTCACTGGGGTCAAACGCATCTTTGCAACTCCGAAGCAGAAGGTGGAACCTCTTGAAGACCTTTGGGGAAAATTGTTGAAGACTCCAAATGTCAGACAGAGCTCTGATGTCAGTTTGGATGGTGTTAAGGAGCTTCTCCAGACACCAATTCACCAGTCCCAGATGCTGGGTCTTGCCACTGTTGAGAGAATGATGAAGACGCCCAAAGAGAAGACTTCTCCAGTTGTGGATGTGGTTGGTATGAAGAGGCTACCAAGAACTCCCAAACAGAAGGGTGAACCCGTAGAAGACAACTTTGGCATCAAAAGGTTGATGAAATCCCCAAGACTGAGAGGAAATCCACCAGTGGAAGACTTTGAGGGACTTCAGGAGCTCATGGAGGAGCCAGTGACCTACCTGACAGAGCAGCGGCCAGAAAAG CCATCAGATGCCATGGAAACGCAACCTCAAAGTGTCATAGAGAGCAATACAACTTCTACCAGCGCTTCTCTTGACAAAAAATCTGTTCGGGGTAGGAGGGCAAAAGCTGTGAAACCAGAAcaagaggaaacaaaagaacTGCCGGAACCTTCTCAAAATGCCGTGGTGTCTTCACCAGctagaggaagaagaggaaagaaatctgagaccaaagcaccaccTGCTGTTAGACACACAAGAGGCAGGAATGCAGAAGTCCCTGAAAGCAGAGAGGTTGAAGAAAGTCTCCCAGAGTCTCCAAAAGTTGCTATGAAAAGACGAAGACCTATCAAAAGAGCTCAAGAGGAGGCAATAGAGCTTGAGCAGAATCCTGCTGTTGAAGAGGTAGTGACCCCACAACCTGAGATCGATTCAATGCCAGCCATTGATGTGCATGGAGGTCCCTTACTTGTGGAGAAAACAGTGCTGAAGCCCAAACGAGGAAGAAAACTCAAACAACCTGAAGAACTGGCACAGCAGGAGCAGAACCTTCCTAAGA ATGCAGATAAAGACAAGAGTGTTAACTCATCAGACGCTGAGCGTGTGAAGTTACCTGAAGAAGAGAACGCAAATACGGAAGTTGCAGAAACTAGCTTGACTCAGAAGAAATCTGTGAGAGGCAAAAGAGCTAAACCTGTGGAGGCTAAAGAAGCTCAGAAAGCTGAGGAGACCTCCAATAAGCCTGTTCCTCCTCCAGtcagaggaaggagaggaaacAAGATGGAAGCAACAGCATCTCTTGCTGTTAAACGGAACACAAGAACCAGAAATGCAAAGTCTCAAAACACTGTTGATCAGCCAGCTGTTGAAGCACAAGCGATAACTGAGATTTCCAATGAAGCCGTGATCCCTCAAATATCAGAGAAGTCCAATGAAAAGACAACTGACCCTGTAAGCTCAGTACAAGTGACAACCAAGCCACTCAGAGGGAAAAAAGCTAAAGTAACATCCACTGAACCCGAGAAAGATGAATGTCCTGCTGCAAATGCTGAAACTCCTCAAGCCATTCCTTCTGTTGGTAAACccaggagaggaagaaaagccAAACCTGATGTTGAGGAGCCAACTGAGGTGGCAGAAGACACCTGTCTCCCTGTGGAGACCAAGCCTCCAACAAGGGCTAAAAGAGGAAGACGTGCTCTCCTGAAAGAGGACAAACAGATTGAGGATGACAAGGTGACTTCACGGGAGCCCTCTGAACATCAGGAGCCACCTAAGAAATCACGGAGAACAAGAAAACCCGAGCAAGAGCCtctaaaaacaaaggaagacaCTGTGGTCCCAGAAAAGGAACCTAGTTCTGAACAAAGTTCTGGTGCTGCAAAGCCCAGGAGAGGAGGACGGAAAGCTAAAGCAGATGCTGTGAAGCCCTCAGTACTAATGGCTGACGCTACAGAGAAACCAAAACGAGGCAGAAAAGGAGAACAAATCCCTCAGGAGACTGTCCCTGCCAAGAATCCTGAACATGAAGAGATCTCTGTGCCATCTCCTCAGGTCCATAAACCTAATCGGGCAACACCGGTGAAAAGCAAGGTTTCACAAACTGCTCCAGCTAAGAGAGGTCGCCGGGGTGCAGCTCTTCTTCTGGTGGAACCCAAACAAGAACCTGCTTCAGATCCAGTCGTACCAGCAAAAAGAGGAAGACAGGTTGCGGCAAAGCCCAAAGCAGACGATGGGGCCAGTGGTGAGGCAAATCCCACCGAAAGCTCAAAGGATGACGCCCAAGACCCAAAGATGACCAAAAAGGcagtcaaatttaaaaaatacctgGAAAGCCATGAAATTCCAAAAGCTATGTCGGTGAAGGCCGTTCGAGGCAGGAAGACGAAAGTTCCAGACCAGGCTGACACTAGAGGTAAAGACGGAACAAAGGAGGCCAGCAGCACTGAAGAGAAGACTCTCTCGCATGACGTCGTCGAGCCCGCCAAGAGAGGACGGCGAGGAGCGAAGGTTGCAGAGGTGGTGGCAGAAGACATTggagcacagaaaaaaaaccgaCGGGGGAGATCAGcaaagaaatga